In the Pedosphaera parvula Ellin514 genome, one interval contains:
- a CDS encoding LamG domain-containing protein yields MPSNHHFKTWLGNCLIVFLGCVLICFPAQAGSGTALRYDGTNSYVQLSSSAAFNAFPLTVTAWVRTVDQDAQVRGVVSKYVDGSFNGWTLFFYSGHIRAFYFRNSSSYVWDGGLGLDGGLLADGAWHHVALVVDASGGRLIVDGVQKASRAWTGTAGVSSSADPLQIGRYNLYPTRFHGDIDEVSVWNQTLDVASLNYIKHRRLAGGEDGLVALWHFDEGSGATATDSSASALVASLVGSPQWVTSTAPLPLSPVAATALKCNGVNAQAVMPHVPAQDTLPITLMAWVKTSQSTGAYPGIVTKYVGNSVNGYAIGLNAGRIDPWYYASGTSFIDPGFTNASDRFVADGQWHHIAFVVDTSTGRTYIDGQLVNTQPWTGTPAAVTTTESLRLGAYTGGGALFFNGSIDHVSLWNTALTSTDINRYSHLPLAGTESGLISAYEMNEASGTTINDLTGLANGIASGGFTRVGSLARVGDASQYLLGSLDVANYGRSWAIQNSPNFQTFPLNAQASLWRFYDYGDAPTPVSVSTFINPVMTNASSQGVPLKPTSMYSNLYILDSYNASSPLTPTAMKTITTVINVEPQGQLQSVSQTYSTAVAFSHQVISNPVITDEVSNLPLARFLHFNGNLFFGSIQTVFTSIANTPVAGAPSSGGLTTQLAVNNNSGSLVTRPDHHYGNGSLINSIIFDNGDALTPSASVPLTGSVPDTDCIQNICFTRTNINLTSSGINALVSLQLPLGFSVGTSLTSRATSARIDFPNIPLDLSLNPQNSVLTTNGPWYAVEETKPFWVGAPNLKWLPSAGQVLIDSPNAIYFVRQDEDDVLLANKSILKEPETANRVSNDGYYRNAALVAGAQVTVTADTNGFAQMSAQVALNPPELRPHFPYSGRIAGAQTPTTSGGRLSMQNGRIDTTNSYLALSGAVPLSYARDCSDTNCSSATISAAVLNFSPNGQQLTFTVDGGLLGFGSVPAQNLTWGFAGGSIFAQRTSDVGVGAYHMPGTFLRFDQTSSNDPNRPSTLLLTGVGNQANPNYIERPGQAAYLSGFANYAGANFRAPAQGRSIIGGQDTGFYPLTARAKYYVRAGGVSGIHEAATFPSNLNLYGYAFTFISYRLSYLDSENWESRTDGALALPVPAGFTQEFARMKFVCRGGLDSAQVPPSSGVKHLVYWNSDITPQTIEFRPTASDTCGTGARFLVEGVETRLPFIPQAFHATLGFKPNGNMVAPFDNVAGGADSRFPVPAQLTLQGSGGSTFKLSTVAEGYFNNWETVGKPDSGFYNLTVKIRTPFFEDVKAQLHITPTGTNTSQMAMMGGWPAADGLGQNRGWNVGTQNYFNTSKFDPHSDGWPAGAVTIAQYRNSPTEDYHPRAQRDWIEVAKFDYPLQWNAVLRNFAGFVDAKVELPVLDVNSRLKEITPGKVDFDFAQDISVQLPRIKVLDFANDALNEINQPLNTISNAISQELGAALASTGLTSGFRSLQNTLREDASGFFRPIVQPALDPVVDKIYAALTDIQRTNPAVLLTSVYGVVGGVNSGLNTAINGLNGSAGQANSVLGKMNGTLNDVDDTLNLFIRALEKDSKGQRHVVRAIIQKLVEDQGPALGFVANMGDDAVNQLLTDLEPTLAEAEQQLRDVRAQFSQLRGSIAAGTGDFSSALTVALNDSKGLQQFTGAAGLNVSNLLVSLNASSTDYLTGNPAQVKQAIRERLTVAFLGSPLVGNYQKSFRQFLYDDDFALNQLTDVIFGQINKAIRDGLTSQIASATDGAFQNFKGGGFLSKAMLSAKLRGAPTFNGDSLRRIHIDADVQMNLPDEMHFTAFLDIKELDSDNTPLDCIPAGPPAAEITVGALNVPLSWTGIPGNLTLSIEGKWTVQSGNVLGVGGLIDIKGHVGFKGCSINEIGATFAVGELENFFAAKAAGTITIIGVPVNVQAGLFAGHACSLDPLRFIDPEADKVLDHATEFTGLYIAFGGDISLSDILFGESSCALDITIGVTTATYYQDGPRSGKIGMRQKVSGDASLLCIISAHVDVALGTSISSGPSGLELMLKGEANVCGEIGYCPFCVDGCIGATLTGIVNDGGIDYSFDF; encoded by the coding sequence ATGCCTTCGAATCACCACTTCAAAACCTGGCTTGGAAATTGTCTGATTGTTTTCCTAGGCTGCGTTCTGATTTGCTTTCCGGCACAGGCAGGCTCTGGAACCGCTCTGCGCTATGATGGAACGAATAGCTACGTTCAACTTTCCTCCAGCGCGGCCTTCAACGCCTTTCCTCTCACTGTCACGGCGTGGGTTCGCACCGTGGATCAAGATGCCCAGGTTCGAGGGGTGGTGAGTAAATATGTGGATGGCTCGTTCAACGGGTGGACTTTATTTTTTTACTCCGGGCATATACGGGCATTCTATTTTCGAAACTCAAGTTCCTACGTCTGGGACGGGGGTCTTGGGCTGGATGGTGGGCTTCTGGCAGATGGGGCCTGGCATCATGTGGCTCTGGTGGTGGATGCCTCGGGAGGAAGGCTTATCGTTGATGGAGTGCAGAAGGCTTCCCGCGCATGGACCGGCACGGCTGGAGTGTCCTCTTCAGCTGACCCATTGCAAATTGGGCGATATAACCTATATCCAACGAGATTCCACGGCGATATTGATGAGGTTTCTGTTTGGAATCAAACTTTGGATGTTGCCTCGCTGAATTACATAAAACATCGGCGCCTGGCGGGAGGAGAGGATGGTTTAGTGGCCCTGTGGCATTTTGATGAGGGGAGCGGCGCGACCGCGACAGATTCCAGTGCATCCGCCTTAGTGGCCAGTCTGGTTGGTTCACCGCAATGGGTGACATCAACCGCTCCTTTGCCGCTTTCGCCCGTGGCGGCCACTGCTCTTAAATGCAATGGCGTTAACGCCCAGGCTGTAATGCCTCATGTGCCGGCTCAGGATACTCTCCCCATAACTCTCATGGCATGGGTGAAGACCAGCCAAAGCACTGGCGCATACCCAGGCATCGTCACAAAGTATGTTGGAAACTCCGTGAACGGGTATGCAATCGGGTTGAACGCTGGGAGAATTGACCCTTGGTATTATGCCAGTGGCACCAGCTTCATTGATCCGGGCTTCACCAATGCCAGCGATCGTTTTGTTGCCGATGGGCAGTGGCATCATATCGCGTTTGTCGTGGACACAAGCACTGGTCGCACTTACATCGATGGACAGCTCGTTAACACGCAACCCTGGACAGGAACTCCTGCAGCAGTGACAACTACGGAGAGCCTGCGTTTGGGTGCATACACTGGCGGAGGCGCGCTTTTCTTCAACGGGTCGATTGATCATGTCTCCCTTTGGAACACCGCCCTCACCAGCACTGATATAAATCGTTATTCTCATCTACCACTGGCGGGGACTGAAAGCGGCTTGATTTCCGCTTATGAAATGAATGAGGCCAGCGGCACAACGATTAATGATCTTACGGGTCTGGCAAACGGAATCGCCTCCGGTGGTTTTACCCGCGTGGGTTCGCTCGCGCGCGTCGGTGATGCTTCGCAATATCTTCTTGGTTCCTTGGATGTGGCAAATTACGGACGCTCCTGGGCGATCCAGAACAGCCCCAATTTTCAAACTTTTCCTCTGAATGCGCAGGCCAGTCTTTGGCGATTCTACGACTACGGAGATGCTCCAACCCCGGTATCGGTGAGTACGTTCATCAATCCCGTGATGACCAATGCATCGTCACAAGGCGTACCTCTTAAGCCGACCTCCATGTACTCGAATCTGTATATTTTGGATTCCTACAACGCCTCCTCGCCGCTGACTCCCACTGCGATGAAGACGATTACCACAGTTATCAATGTCGAGCCGCAAGGTCAGCTTCAGTCGGTCAGCCAGACTTATTCCACTGCGGTTGCCTTCTCTCATCAGGTGATTAGTAACCCCGTTATTACTGATGAAGTATCAAATTTGCCACTTGCACGGTTTCTTCATTTCAACGGCAATCTTTTCTTTGGTTCGATCCAAACAGTCTTTACGTCCATCGCGAACACTCCGGTGGCAGGAGCACCTAGCAGCGGCGGACTGACCACACAACTCGCCGTGAACAACAACTCCGGGTCGCTCGTTACGAGGCCGGACCATCATTATGGAAACGGTAGCTTGATCAATTCCATTATCTTCGACAATGGCGATGCGTTGACACCTTCAGCCTCTGTTCCTCTCACCGGCTCGGTTCCCGACACCGATTGTATTCAAAACATTTGCTTCACCCGGACCAATATAAATCTGACAAGCAGTGGCATTAACGCACTGGTTTCTCTTCAACTTCCTTTGGGCTTCAGTGTTGGGACCAGTTTGACCTCCCGCGCCACGAGCGCACGCATCGATTTTCCAAATATACCGCTCGATCTCAGTCTGAACCCGCAGAATTCAGTTCTGACCACCAATGGGCCATGGTATGCAGTCGAGGAAACCAAGCCATTCTGGGTTGGAGCGCCTAATCTGAAATGGCTCCCCAGCGCAGGGCAAGTGCTCATCGATTCGCCAAACGCCATCTATTTCGTGCGACAGGATGAAGACGATGTTCTGCTGGCGAATAAAAGCATTCTAAAAGAGCCGGAAACTGCCAATCGAGTTTCAAACGATGGATACTATCGCAATGCAGCTTTGGTGGCTGGGGCTCAAGTAACTGTAACTGCCGATACGAACGGTTTCGCGCAAATGTCGGCACAAGTGGCCCTCAATCCTCCCGAACTGCGTCCGCACTTCCCTTACTCCGGCCGAATTGCGGGGGCGCAAACGCCAACGACATCTGGTGGACGGCTCAGCATGCAAAATGGGCGCATTGATACGACCAACAGTTATCTCGCATTGAGCGGCGCTGTCCCGCTCTCCTATGCGCGGGATTGTTCGGATACCAATTGCAGTAGTGCCACTATCAGCGCCGCTGTGCTTAATTTTTCCCCGAATGGCCAGCAGCTTACTTTCACGGTTGATGGCGGCCTTCTCGGCTTCGGCTCGGTCCCTGCTCAAAACCTGACATGGGGATTTGCGGGTGGGAGCATTTTTGCGCAGCGAACCAGTGATGTTGGCGTTGGTGCCTATCATATGCCCGGGACCTTCCTGCGGTTCGATCAAACCTCCAGCAACGACCCTAACCGTCCATCCACCTTGTTGCTGACTGGGGTCGGGAATCAAGCGAACCCCAACTATATCGAGCGCCCCGGTCAGGCAGCTTATCTCAGCGGTTTTGCCAACTATGCCGGCGCGAATTTCCGGGCACCAGCGCAGGGGCGCAGCATCATTGGTGGTCAGGACACCGGATTTTATCCACTCACGGCCCGGGCCAAGTATTACGTGCGTGCGGGTGGCGTGAGTGGGATTCACGAAGCCGCCACATTTCCGAGCAATCTTAATTTATACGGATACGCATTCACTTTTATCAGCTATCGACTCTCGTATCTTGATAGTGAGAATTGGGAATCGCGAACGGACGGTGCCCTGGCTTTGCCGGTACCTGCAGGTTTTACCCAGGAATTTGCTCGTATGAAATTTGTTTGTCGCGGAGGTCTGGATTCTGCACAGGTGCCGCCTTCCAGCGGAGTAAAGCATTTGGTCTATTGGAACTCAGATATAACCCCGCAGACGATCGAGTTTCGGCCCACCGCCTCGGACACCTGCGGGACCGGTGCGCGATTCCTGGTTGAAGGTGTGGAAACCCGCTTGCCATTTATCCCTCAGGCTTTTCACGCTACGCTAGGGTTCAAACCCAATGGCAATATGGTTGCGCCCTTCGACAACGTCGCGGGTGGCGCTGACTCGCGTTTCCCGGTGCCCGCCCAGCTTACCTTGCAGGGTTCGGGTGGCAGCACTTTCAAATTGTCGACCGTCGCGGAAGGTTATTTCAATAACTGGGAGACGGTCGGCAAACCGGACAGCGGTTTCTACAATCTGACGGTAAAGATTCGCACTCCGTTCTTTGAGGATGTCAAAGCTCAACTGCACATCACTCCCACCGGAACAAATACCTCACAGATGGCGATGATGGGAGGTTGGCCGGCAGCCGACGGCCTGGGGCAAAATCGTGGATGGAATGTCGGCACCCAAAACTATTTCAATACCTCCAAATTCGATCCTCATAGCGATGGTTGGCCGGCGGGTGCGGTTACGATTGCACAATATCGGAATTCTCCAACCGAGGATTATCATCCCAGGGCGCAGCGGGATTGGATTGAAGTTGCCAAATTTGATTATCCTTTGCAGTGGAACGCCGTGCTTCGCAATTTCGCGGGTTTCGTTGATGCCAAGGTGGAACTGCCGGTACTGGATGTGAACAGTCGCCTCAAAGAAATCACACCCGGCAAGGTGGACTTCGATTTTGCCCAGGATATTAGCGTGCAACTTCCACGCATCAAAGTCCTCGACTTTGCCAATGATGCGCTCAATGAAATCAACCAGCCGTTAAATACCATTTCAAACGCAATCAGCCAGGAGTTGGGGGCGGCGTTGGCCTCCACCGGTCTTACCAGCGGTTTCCGCAGTCTACAAAATACCTTGCGTGAAGATGCCAGTGGTTTCTTCCGGCCCATTGTTCAACCCGCCCTGGATCCTGTAGTCGACAAGATCTACGCCGCACTGACAGACATTCAACGCACAAATCCTGCTGTATTACTGACCAGTGTTTACGGGGTGGTGGGTGGGGTGAATAGCGGCTTGAACACCGCCATTAACGGACTGAACGGTTCGGCCGGCCAGGCCAACTCAGTGCTGGGAAAGATGAATGGCACGTTGAATGACGTGGACGATACTCTCAATTTGTTCATCCGGGCGCTGGAAAAGGATTCTAAAGGCCAGCGTCATGTGGTCCGGGCAATCATTCAAAAACTGGTGGAAGACCAGGGCCCTGCCTTGGGATTCGTGGCGAACATGGGTGATGATGCCGTCAACCAATTGCTAACGGATCTCGAACCAACTCTGGCCGAAGCCGAGCAGCAGCTCAGGGATGTGCGAGCCCAGTTTAGTCAACTTCGGGGCTCAATAGCGGCTGGAACCGGTGATTTCAGTTCGGCATTGACGGTGGCGCTTAATGATTCAAAAGGCCTGCAGCAATTCACCGGGGCAGCAGGTCTAAACGTCTCGAATTTGCTGGTCTCCTTGAATGCGAGTTCGACTGATTACCTGACTGGCAATCCGGCACAGGTGAAGCAGGCCATTCGGGAACGTCTTACGGTAGCCTTCCTCGGTTCGCCGTTGGTGGGGAACTATCAGAAATCGTTTCGCCAGTTTCTTTATGATGATGACTTCGCCCTGAACCAATTGACTGATGTGATTTTTGGCCAGATCAATAAGGCCATTCGCGATGGCCTCACATCCCAAATTGCGTCGGCAACCGATGGAGCATTCCAAAATTTCAAGGGTGGGGGATTTTTGAGCAAAGCCATGCTCTCGGCAAAACTGCGCGGAGCACCCACCTTCAACGGAGACTCACTGCGTCGAATTCATATTGATGCCGATGTGCAGATGAATCTTCCGGATGAGATGCATTTCACAGCATTCCTCGATATCAAGGAACTGGACTCCGACAATACTCCTCTGGACTGCATTCCTGCCGGCCCGCCTGCGGCGGAGATAACGGTCGGGGCATTAAACGTCCCGTTGAGTTGGACCGGGATACCAGGCAATCTCACGCTGAGCATCGAGGGCAAATGGACGGTGCAAAGCGGGAACGTGCTCGGAGTGGGCGGCCTCATCGATATCAAGGGGCATGTTGGTTTTAAGGGGTGCAGCATTAACGAAATTGGAGCGACGTTTGCCGTCGGAGAGTTGGAAAACTTTTTCGCAGCCAAGGCGGCGGGAACAATAACCATTATCGGCGTACCGGTGAATGTGCAGGCTGGTCTGTTCGCGGGGCATGCCTGTTCCCTGGACCCGTTGCGATTTATTGATCCGGAGGCGGATAAAGTGCTTGATCACGCAACGGAATTCACCGGTCTTTATATTGCCTTTGGAGGAGACATTTCTCTCTCTGACATCTTATTCGGAGAATCGTCCTGTGCGTTGGATATTACCATCGGGGTCACCACTGCCACTTACTACCAGGATGGACCAAGGTCCGGAAAAATCGGCATGCGCCAGAAGGTTTCAGGGGATGCTTCTCTCTTGTGCATCATCAGCGCCCATGTGGATGTGGCGCTCGGCACGTCCATCTCCAGTGGCCCTTCCGGCCTGGAATTAATGTTGAAAGGTGAGGCTAATGTCTGTGGTGAAATTGGATATTGCCCGTTCTGTGTCGATGGCTGCATTGGCGCGACGCTCACCGGCATTGTTAATGATGGCGGCATCGACTACTCGTTTGATTTCTAA
- a CDS encoding serine/threonine-protein kinase translates to MLNALRRVGDYEILEEIARGGMGVVYRARQMSLNRLVALKMVLHGPFSSEEFVQRFKTEAQAAARLHHPNIVGIYEIGEEDGHHYFSMEYIEGKNLADLTSQRPLNAARAARLLKTISEAVHYAHGQGVLHRDLKPSNVIIDNLDQPHITDFGLAKVIQSRAGLTITGQTLGSPNYMAPEQVGGKHSVTGAFTDVYSLGGILYHLLTGRPPFQGETIPEVLSQLQAADPVPPRRLNPSVPISLQTICMKCLQKQPEGRYATAGELTEELECFLANKPIKARPVSAVRKLTLWCRRHPVPAALTVALAMVILLGFVAVFGQWSRAELLARGEANQRRIAEEHGRKMALNLYAADMSVASQAAQRGDYGLARRTLSALKPKAGDVDLRGFEWFYLWNQCEGDQLAVLTGHAWIVTCIAFSSDGKWLVTGSQDGTAKLWDVKGRKLIHSFEVTPGAVWSVGFSPERDLVMTAGAGDQVKFWDTKDFHLVSELPGQIASLSKTGSVVAISHSSPFFWERSGFVELRDYRTGAKLKGISSKARAVALSPDGKRLAGAGPSHDVEIWDVASGEKIGAISTQKPIWSVTFSPDSKKLLTTDWSNEASLWELDLLVSPRKLKGHNLTVWSAMFSPNGKQIVTTGSDQTIRIWDTATLETEGVLRGHGNEVWCAALTPDGRFLASGGKDQAVMLWPGKIQAQKRSLPLNTGERPILSSDGTKAILVTKNGANKALRLWNIETQTELADLGEENAIGFSPEGQNIVLLNRESGCLEFCLPGARGHAGCTLEYARTKEKPFECFGFSQDYKKFFSIGVSGTIRVWDAKSGKLTWSAQGPKPPIRAAELAPDGKLLAVSLERENSVRLYQSDGKSQKELKGHRDFVSGLAFSPDATSLATGSMDGTIKVWNTSKGQWLFDLPGHMQEVTDVSFSPDGKTLASVGLHESVKLWHLKTQRELLSIEMPKAGAFIEFTGDGKRLAVTTGEDTVQFFDAVDHVGKLPSD, encoded by the coding sequence ATGCTAAATGCCCTCCGGCGAGTGGGCGATTACGAGATTCTTGAGGAGATCGCTCGTGGCGGTATGGGAGTGGTTTATCGGGCCAGGCAAATGAGTTTAAATCGTCTCGTCGCGCTGAAGATGGTTTTGCATGGTCCGTTCTCGAGCGAAGAATTCGTGCAACGCTTCAAGACCGAAGCCCAAGCTGCGGCTCGATTGCACCATCCAAACATCGTCGGTATTTACGAAATTGGAGAGGAGGATGGACATCATTATTTCTCCATGGAATATATCGAAGGAAAAAATCTGGCGGATTTGACAAGTCAAAGGCCTTTAAACGCCGCCAGAGCCGCTCGACTGTTGAAGACTATTTCAGAGGCGGTTCACTATGCGCATGGTCAAGGCGTACTCCACCGGGATCTGAAGCCTTCCAATGTAATCATAGATAATTTGGACCAGCCACATATTACTGACTTCGGTTTGGCAAAAGTAATTCAGAGTCGTGCCGGGTTGACGATCACTGGTCAAACCTTGGGATCGCCCAACTATATGGCCCCGGAGCAGGTGGGTGGAAAACATAGCGTCACCGGCGCCTTCACGGATGTCTATTCACTAGGGGGTATTTTGTATCACTTACTCACTGGTCGCCCGCCATTCCAGGGAGAAACAATCCCTGAAGTGTTGTCCCAGCTACAAGCGGCAGACCCGGTACCGCCGAGAAGACTGAACCCCAGCGTTCCGATCAGTCTGCAAACGATCTGTATGAAATGTTTGCAGAAACAACCCGAGGGACGCTACGCAACTGCCGGAGAATTGACAGAGGAATTGGAGTGCTTCCTCGCTAATAAACCAATAAAGGCCCGGCCCGTCTCAGCGGTTAGAAAACTTACGCTTTGGTGTCGAAGGCATCCCGTCCCGGCAGCTTTGACGGTCGCCCTGGCTATGGTAATTCTGCTTGGATTCGTGGCCGTGTTTGGACAGTGGAGCAGGGCGGAGTTGCTTGCAAGGGGGGAGGCAAACCAGCGGAGGATTGCCGAAGAGCATGGTAGAAAAATGGCACTTAATCTGTACGCTGCGGACATGAGCGTGGCTTCCCAGGCCGCCCAAAGGGGCGACTATGGACTCGCTAGAAGAACACTTTCGGCTTTAAAACCCAAGGCTGGAGATGTGGATTTGCGCGGTTTTGAATGGTTCTATTTGTGGAATCAGTGCGAGGGGGATCAGCTGGCAGTCCTAACCGGGCATGCTTGGATTGTCACTTGCATCGCATTTTCATCCGATGGAAAGTGGCTCGTAACTGGCAGTCAGGATGGAACCGCAAAATTGTGGGATGTTAAAGGCAGGAAATTAATTCACTCGTTTGAAGTCACCCCAGGTGCCGTCTGGTCGGTAGGCTTTTCGCCTGAGAGAGATCTGGTAATGACTGCGGGAGCGGGCGATCAGGTTAAATTTTGGGACACAAAAGATTTCCATCTGGTTTCTGAACTGCCCGGGCAGATTGCCTCACTGTCAAAAACAGGTTCAGTGGTGGCGATCTCCCACTCAAGTCCTTTTTTTTGGGAGCGCAGCGGATTCGTGGAGCTTCGGGATTATCGAACCGGTGCCAAATTAAAGGGAATTTCAAGTAAAGCCAGAGCCGTCGCGCTTTCTCCTGATGGTAAAAGGCTGGCCGGAGCCGGGCCCTCACATGACGTCGAAATCTGGGACGTTGCTTCCGGAGAAAAGATAGGTGCTATTTCAACGCAGAAACCGATCTGGTCGGTGACATTTTCTCCTGACTCAAAAAAGCTGCTGACGACTGACTGGTCAAATGAAGCCTCGCTCTGGGAACTCGATTTGCTGGTATCTCCGCGGAAATTAAAAGGACATAACCTGACAGTTTGGTCAGCAATGTTTTCCCCGAACGGAAAGCAAATTGTCACTACCGGCTCAGATCAAACCATCCGAATATGGGATACTGCCACCTTGGAAACTGAAGGGGTATTACGAGGACATGGCAACGAGGTGTGGTGTGCAGCATTGACTCCCGACGGAAGATTTCTGGCTTCCGGTGGCAAGGATCAAGCAGTAATGCTTTGGCCAGGAAAGATCCAGGCCCAAAAACGGTCCCTGCCGCTAAACACCGGCGAGCGTCCCATTCTCAGTTCTGATGGAACAAAAGCAATTCTGGTCACGAAAAATGGGGCAAACAAGGCGTTGCGGCTTTGGAACATTGAAACGCAGACGGAGCTTGCAGATCTGGGCGAAGAAAATGCCATCGGCTTTAGTCCGGAGGGACAAAATATTGTCCTGCTTAACAGGGAATCCGGATGCCTCGAATTTTGCCTGCCCGGTGCCAGGGGGCATGCCGGATGTACACTCGAGTACGCCCGGACAAAGGAAAAGCCGTTTGAATGTTTTGGTTTCAGTCAGGATTACAAAAAATTCTTTTCAATTGGTGTTTCCGGAACTATCCGGGTGTGGGATGCAAAAAGCGGGAAATTGACCTGGAGTGCTCAGGGACCAAAACCTCCCATTCGGGCTGCTGAATTGGCACCGGATGGAAAGCTATTGGCAGTCAGCCTCGAAAGAGAAAATTCTGTTCGTCTTTATCAATCCGACGGCAAATCTCAGAAGGAACTCAAAGGACACCGTGATTTCGTCAGCGGCCTGGCGTTTTCGCCGGATGCAACAAGTTTGGCCACTGGGAGCATGGATGGAACCATAAAAGTTTGGAATACCTCCAAGGGTCAATGGCTTTTTGATCTTCCAGGCCATATGCAGGAAGTTACTGATGTCTCCTTTTCACCTGATGGAAAGACACTTGCGTCAGTGGGATTGCACGAGTCCGTTAAGCTCTGGCATCTGAAAACGCAGAGGGAATTGCTCTCCATTGAAATGCCAAAAGCCGGTGCGTTCATCGAATTTACTGGTGACGGGAAGCGCTTGGCGGTCACAACCGGGGAGGATACCGTTCAGTTTTTTGATGCTGTGGATCACGTGGGCAAATTGCCATCTGATTAG
- a CDS encoding RNA polymerase sigma factor has product MIFPEPAIVPQHQKFDTTHWSMVMLAGKTHSAQCAEALERLCRTYWLPLYFFVRGRGFGAEDAQDLTQQFFLTLLARNDFSTVNPAKGKFRTFLLTSLTHFLANEWDRSKAAKRGGGKTIISLEGIKAEESYQVELSHHISPDKSFDQRWAISVLEQALLQLERELMQQGKQKLFEELKQFLTNDPKEQDYSEVAVGLGMSNQHVAVTVFRLRKRYGELVRSEVAQTVASPLDLEDEMRHLFQALML; this is encoded by the coding sequence ATGATTTTTCCGGAGCCGGCAATCGTTCCGCAGCATCAAAAGTTCGACACCACTCATTGGAGCATGGTCATGCTCGCTGGAAAAACTCACTCCGCACAATGCGCTGAAGCATTGGAAAGACTTTGCAGGACTTATTGGCTGCCACTTTATTTTTTTGTTCGGGGACGGGGTTTCGGTGCTGAAGACGCTCAGGATTTAACACAGCAATTCTTTCTCACCCTTCTGGCTCGAAATGATTTTTCCACGGTGAATCCCGCAAAGGGGAAATTCAGAACGTTTCTTTTGACTTCCTTAACCCATTTTCTGGCCAATGAGTGGGACCGCTCAAAAGCGGCGAAGCGTGGAGGAGGGAAAACCATCATTTCCTTGGAAGGAATCAAGGCCGAAGAATCGTACCAGGTGGAGCTATCTCATCACATTTCGCCGGACAAGAGTTTTGACCAGCGCTGGGCCATTTCAGTGTTGGAGCAGGCGCTGCTGCAATTGGAAAGGGAGTTAATGCAACAGGGGAAGCAGAAGCTTTTTGAGGAGCTAAAACAATTTCTAACCAACGATCCAAAGGAGCAGGATTATTCCGAAGTGGCTGTCGGGCTCGGAATGAGCAACCAACACGTGGCTGTAACAGTCTTTAGGCTGCGTAAGCGCTATGGAGAGCTGGTCCGGTCAGAAGTTGCCCAGACGGTTGCCAGCCCCTTGGATCTGGAGGATGAAATGAGACATTTGTTCCAGGCGCTCATGCTTTGA